The nucleotide sequence TGACAGGATAGCCGATTTTATTTGCAAAATCTACAGCTTCTTCTACTGTATTGACGATTTCAGACTCGGGGATTGGCTGATTCAATTCTTTCATCAACTGTTTGAATAGATCACGATCTTCTGCTTGATCGATCGCAGAAAGCTTTGTTCCTAGAAGTTCTATGTTCAATTCTTCTAAAATACCTGATGCTGCCAGCTCCATTGCCATATTGAGGCCTGTCTGTCCGCCTAAAGTTGGAAGGAGAGCATCTGGACGCTCTTTTCGAAGAATCCTTGATACAAATTCAAGTGTGATCGGTTCGATATATACTTGATCTGCCACTTCTTTATCCGTCATGATCGTCGCAGGATTAGAATTTACTAAAACCACTTCATATCCTTCTTCTTTTAAGGCAAGGCAGGCTTGTGTTCCTGCGTAGTCAAATTCTGCGGCTTGACCAATGATGATCGGACCAGATCCAATCACCATAATTTTCTTGATATCTGTACGTTTCGGCATCTGTTTACTGCTCCTTTCCTGCGTCCATCATTTCCATAAATTCATCAAATAAATGTAGTGCATCATGCGGACCAGGGGCAGCATCTGGATGAAACTGCACACTGAAAGCGGGATAATCTCTGTGTTTGACTCCTTCTACTGTTCCGTCATTTACTTCTACATGAGTTACGATGAGTTTTTCTGGATCAATCGTGGCTTCATCGACTGCATAGCCATGATTTTGAGAAGTAAAATCAATTCTTCCGGTCGCTACTTCTCGTACCGGGTGATTTAATCCTCGATGTCCGAATTTCATTTTATAGGTATCTGCACCGTTGGCTAAAGCAAATAACTGGTGACCGAGACAAATACCAAAAATCGGTACTTTTCCTTGGATTTTTTTGATCATTTCGATTGCTTCTGGCACATCTTTTGGATCACCAGGTCCATTCGTCAGCATGACTCCGTCTGGTGATAGCGCTAAAATCGTCTCGGCATCTGTGTTATAGGGAAGTACTGTGAGGTTACAGTTTCTTTTACTCAATTCTCGTAAAATACTATGTTTCAAGCCGAAGTCAATGACAATGACTTTCCGACCTGTTCCTGGACTTGGATAAGGTTTGTTAGTTGAGACTTGCTGCACTTGATTGGTTGCTAGAACGGTTGCTTTCAGCTGATCAAATGCATGTTCGAAGGAATCTCCAGCATCAACGATACTAGCTTTCATCGTTCCGACTTCACGGATTTTGCGAGTAAGGGCGCGCGTATCGATACCTGATATTCCAGGAATTCCTTTTTGTTTCAAAAATGAATCTAGCGTCATTTGGTTTCGCCAGTTTGAAGCTACACGTGCATGTTCTTTTACTACTACTCCTTTGCATGTTGGAGAAATCGATTCATAATCATCTCTATTTACCCCATAATTACCCACCATAGGATAGGTAAATGTAATGATTTGACCGTTAAAACTTTGATCAGTGATAGTTTCTTGATAACCAGTCATACTTGTTGTAAAAACGATTTCTCCGAAGACACTAGCATCTGCACCAAAAGCCTTTCCTTCGAAAACTGTTCCATCTTCTAATATAAGCAAACGTTCCATACTTTTATTCTCCCTTCTGCCACACAAGTTTTCCGTTGACAAAAGTCATTTGTGTTTCGCCTTTTACTTTCCAGCCGATAAAAGGTGTATTCTCCCCTTTTGATAAAAAGTCTTCTTTATCGATCGTGCAAGTTTGTGTAATATCAAAAACTGCTACATCAGCGGGGGCACCAACCGTTAGCGTTCCTGCATTCAAACCAAAAATCTCAGCCGGTTTAACTGCCAACCAATTGATCACTTGTTCCAACGTGAATCGACCAGTTTCTACAAAATGAGTATAGATCAGTTGAAACGCTGTTTCGCTTCCTACGATACCAAATGGTGATTTCATGAAACTTTGGCTTTTTTCTTCTAATCCATGGGGGGCATGGTCTGTAGCGATGCAATCGATCGTACCGTCAAGCAAGCCTTCGATCAAAGCTTCTCTGTCCTCCCGTCCTCTTAGCGGCGGGTTCATTTTCCAAAAGCCGAAATCTTCGGGAATATCTTCGTCGATCAAAATAAGATGATGGGGTGAAACTTCTGCTGTTACGTGGATTCCTGCTTTTTTTGCGTCTCTGATTACACGGACACTTTCTTTAGTAGAAACATGGCAAACATGGTAATGAACACCAGTTGCTTCAGCTAGCAACAGATCTCTAGCAATTTGAGAAGACTCGGTTACGCTTAAGATCCCGGGAAGACCAAGTTCTTCTGCCTTCTTGCCAGCGTGCATAACGCCGCCAAATAATAAAGATTCATCTTCTGTATGGGCTACTAGGGCTTTATTGTTTTTTGCAGCTTCTTTCATAGCCAGATACATCGTCCCAGCTGTTTGGACACCTACACCGTCATTTGTGAAAGCAAAAGCACCTTCTTCAATCAGTGCTTCTTGATCAACTAATTTCTCACTTCGCAGATTTTCTGTGATTGGCGCATACTGCAATACCTTCACAACTGCATCTTTTCTAATGATGTCATATACTTGTCTCAGCTTTTCTGCCGTATCAGGTACAGGATTTAAATTCGGCATCGCGCATACAGTAGTGAAACCGCCACGAGCAGCTGAGCGAGTCCCAGCTTCGATCGTCTCCTTGTATGTAAATCCTGGCTCTCTCAAATGAACATGGACGTCCACTAAACCAGGTGTGATCAATTGTCCCTTTGCATCAAACACTTCATCAAATTCGGCTTCTGAGAATCCTGTACCGATTGCTTTGATTCGCCCATCTTCTATCCAAATTTCTGCTGGTGTCGTCATATTTTTTCGTGTATTGATCTGACCGTTTTTAATGAGTGTTTTCATTTTTTCATCCTCCTATAATTACGCTTTTCCATTTAGCACTGCTTCTAAGATTGCCATTCTGACGAATACTCCATTGCTCATTTGCTGAACGATCCGCGACTGTAATCCTTCCACTAATGAATCAGCTAATTCTACATCGCGGTTAACTGGTGCTGGGTGCATAATGATTGCATGTTTTTGCAACTTCTTCGCACGCTCAACTGTTAACCCATGTTCCTGATGGTAGCCTTCTTTTGAGAAACTTTCTTTTCCATCATGGCGTTCGTGTTGCACCCGAAGCATCATCATGACATCAACTTGATCTAGTAGTTCATCCAATGGCATATAATGTCCGTACACTTCGAATTCATCGTCGTACCATTCTCTAGGACCTGAGAAGAATACTTGTGCGCCTAGACGTTTTAACATCTGCATATTGGATTTAGCTACGCGAGAGTGAGTGATATCACCTACGATGGCAACTTTCAGACCTTCAAAATGACCAAATTCTTCATAAATGGTCATCAAATCAAGCAAGCATTGGGTTGGATGCTGTCCGCTTCCGTCTCCTCCATTGATAATCGAACACTGGATTGTTTTACTTTGTATCAGTTCGTCATAATAGTTCTCATCACCATGACGGATAACCGCTACGTCTACGCCTAATGCTGACATCGTCAGTACTGTATCGTATAGTGTTTCCCCTTTTTGGACAGAGCTTGTGCTTGCTTCAAATTCAATCACTTCTAGCCCTAGTTTTTTCTCCGCTACATCGAAGCTTTTATGTGTGCGAGTACTATTTTCGAAAAAGAGGTTTGTAGCAAAGTACTGGCGCTTTTGCGGAGTCCAATTAGCACCTTGCTTGAATTCCTGCCCTCTGCGGATCAAGCCCATAACTTCTTGATCAGTAAGTGCCTCAACGGTCAATAAATGCTTTAAGCTGATACGTTCTGATTTGATGATCATAATGTTTCCTCCTTAGTTTTCTTCGCTTCGTGAAGTTTCTGGTAAGATAAGATTTAAAATGATGCCAAGTACAGTTGCTAATGCCATTGCCGACAATGTAAATGTGCCTACTTCAAAGACGAGTCCGCCAATTCCTACTACTAAGAT is from Enterococcus faecium and encodes:
- a CDS encoding carbamoyl phosphate synthase small subunit: MERLLILEDGTVFEGKAFGADASVFGEIVFTTSMTGYQETITDQSFNGQIITFTYPMVGNYGVNRDDYESISPTCKGVVVKEHARVASNWRNQMTLDSFLKQKGIPGISGIDTRALTRKIREVGTMKASIVDAGDSFEHAFDQLKATVLATNQVQQVSTNKPYPSPGTGRKVIVIDFGLKHSILRELSKRNCNLTVLPYNTDAETILALSPDGVMLTNGPGDPKDVPEAIEMIKKIQGKVPIFGICLGHQLFALANGADTYKMKFGHRGLNHPVREVATGRIDFTSQNHGYAVDEATIDPEKLIVTHVEVNDGTVEGVKHRDYPAFSVQFHPDAAPGPHDALHLFDEFMEMMDAGKEQ
- a CDS encoding dihydroorotase translates to MKTLIKNGQINTRKNMTTPAEIWIEDGRIKAIGTGFSEAEFDEVFDAKGQLITPGLVDVHVHLREPGFTYKETIEAGTRSAARGGFTTVCAMPNLNPVPDTAEKLRQVYDIIRKDAVVKVLQYAPITENLRSEKLVDQEALIEEGAFAFTNDGVGVQTAGTMYLAMKEAAKNNKALVAHTEDESLLFGGVMHAGKKAEELGLPGILSVTESSQIARDLLLAEATGVHYHVCHVSTKESVRVIRDAKKAGIHVTAEVSPHHLILIDEDIPEDFGFWKMNPPLRGREDREALIEGLLDGTIDCIATDHAPHGLEEKSQSFMKSPFGIVGSETAFQLIYTHFVETGRFTLEQVINWLAVKPAEIFGLNAGTLTVGAPADVAVFDITQTCTIDKEDFLSKGENTPFIGWKVKGETQMTFVNGKLVWQKGE
- a CDS encoding aspartate carbamoyltransferase catalytic subunit, which translates into the protein MIIKSERISLKHLLTVEALTDQEVMGLIRRGQEFKQGANWTPQKRQYFATNLFFENSTRTHKSFDVAEKKLGLEVIEFEASTSSVQKGETLYDTVLTMSALGVDVAVIRHGDENYYDELIQSKTIQCSIINGGDGSGQHPTQCLLDLMTIYEEFGHFEGLKVAIVGDITHSRVAKSNMQMLKRLGAQVFFSGPREWYDDEFEVYGHYMPLDELLDQVDVMMMLRVQHERHDGKESFSKEGYHQEHGLTVERAKKLQKHAIIMHPAPVNRDVELADSLVEGLQSRIVQQMSNGVFVRMAILEAVLNGKA